A genome region from Streptomyces sp. NBC_01296 includes the following:
- a CDS encoding transposase family protein, translating to MRFTWARAACSHPALSGVSRAHFGELLKELAPRWQAARESALHERRGGDRRRGVGAGPKQRLVFVDRLLVTLVHLRLGIPHAALAELYAVDRSTVSGAIREVRPLLATRGFAVPDRPGVRLRTLEGLFAYAGAEGVDLRIDGTEVQVRRPRAHRPGRKAFVSGKKKQNTIKTTTFSDPQGRTLFSGVVRPGRMHDQTAVRTEGIAEQFHRHPKVKAEVDEGYRGLANEFPGQVSAPPKKPKDDAPLGEHHAWREQRRRQSSARICVEHTNAEYKQWRPLQRFTGRRETYAETHLAIATLVSDRSARRATRRKASTELVLARQAAC from the coding sequence GTGAGGTTTACCTGGGCCCGTGCGGCCTGTTCCCATCCCGCCCTGTCCGGGGTCTCGCGCGCACACTTCGGCGAGTTACTCAAAGAACTCGCGCCCCGGTGGCAGGCCGCGCGGGAGTCGGCGCTACACGAGCGGCGTGGCGGAGACCGGAGGCGGGGGGTCGGCGCCGGGCCCAAGCAGCGCCTGGTCTTCGTCGACCGGCTCCTGGTCACGCTGGTCCACCTGCGGCTTGGGATCCCGCACGCCGCTCTGGCCGAGTTGTACGCAGTGGACCGCTCCACCGTCTCCGGAGCCATCCGCGAGGTCCGCCCCCTGCTGGCGACCCGCGGCTTCGCCGTCCCGGACCGGCCGGGGGTACGGCTGCGCACGCTGGAGGGCCTGTTCGCCTACGCCGGCGCGGAGGGCGTTGACCTGCGCATCGACGGCACCGAAGTGCAGGTCCGCCGCCCCCGCGCCCACCGCCCCGGCCGCAAGGCGTTCGTCTCCGGCAAGAAGAAGCAGAACACGATCAAGACCACCACGTTCAGTGACCCGCAGGGTCGCACCCTGTTCAGCGGTGTGGTCCGGCCGGGCCGCATGCACGACCAGACCGCCGTGCGCACCGAGGGCATCGCCGAGCAGTTCCACCGGCACCCCAAGGTCAAGGCCGAGGTCGACGAGGGCTACCGGGGCCTGGCCAACGAGTTCCCCGGCCAGGTCAGCGCCCCGCCGAAGAAACCAAAGGACGACGCGCCGCTGGGCGAGCACCACGCCTGGCGCGAGCAGAGACGCCGCCAGTCCTCCGCGCGGATCTGCGTGGAGCACACCAATGCCGAGTACAAGCAGTGGCGGCCCCTGCAGCGGTTCACCGGCCGCCGCGAGACCTACGCCGAGACCCACCTCGCGATCGCCACCCTGGTCTCTGACCGTTCCGCCCGGCGAGCGACCCGCCGCAAGGCGAGCACCGAACTGGTGCTCGCCCGGCAGGCCGCCTGCTGA
- a CDS encoding MBL fold metallo-hydrolase yields MIDFLADAPVPGSLDAVWHAGWPSPKHDPAPEIQVHAYTENTVILRQNKSVHYEAPFLFLLFGNERALLIDTGATADSGHFPLRATVDALIEDWLMRNPRARYALTVAHTHGHGDHIAGDGQFTDRPETTIVGPGLDEVTVHFGLDDWPHHTAELDLGGRVLDLIPGPGHQAAALVFHDRHTGLLLTGDSLYPGRLYVEDRAAYAETVDRLVDFCATRPITHVLGCHIEMTTKPDTDYPRGTTYQPDEPPLQLATTHLHALRRALAETAGQPGSHPRGSFVVVYRD; encoded by the coding sequence GTGATCGATTTCCTCGCCGACGCCCCGGTCCCCGGCAGCTTGGACGCCGTGTGGCACGCGGGCTGGCCGTCCCCCAAGCACGATCCCGCCCCCGAGATCCAGGTCCACGCGTACACCGAGAACACGGTGATCCTGCGCCAGAACAAGTCCGTGCACTACGAGGCGCCGTTCCTCTTCCTCCTCTTCGGGAACGAGCGGGCGCTGCTGATCGACACCGGCGCCACCGCCGACTCCGGCCACTTCCCCCTGCGCGCGACCGTCGACGCCCTGATCGAGGACTGGCTGATGCGCAATCCCCGCGCACGGTACGCGCTGACGGTCGCTCATACCCACGGGCACGGCGACCACATCGCGGGCGACGGCCAGTTCACCGACAGACCGGAGACCACGATCGTCGGCCCGGGGCTGGACGAGGTCACGGTCCACTTCGGACTCGACGACTGGCCGCACCACACCGCCGAGCTCGACCTGGGCGGGCGCGTCCTCGACCTCATCCCCGGGCCCGGCCACCAGGCCGCCGCTCTGGTCTTCCACGACCGGCACACGGGTCTGCTGCTGACCGGCGACTCGCTCTACCCCGGGCGGCTCTACGTGGAGGACCGGGCGGCCTACGCCGAGACGGTGGACCGGCTCGTGGACTTCTGCGCGACCCGCCCGATCACCCACGTCCTCGGCTGCCACATCGAGATGACCACGAAACCGGACACCGACTACCCGCGGGGTACCACGTACCAGCCGGACGAGCCTCCGCTCCAGCTCGCCACCACCCACCTGCACGCCCTGCGGCGCGCCCTCGCGGAGACGGCGGGACAGCCGGGCTCCCATCCCCGCGGCTCGTTCGTCGTCGTGTACCGGGACTGA
- a CDS encoding AfsR/SARP family transcriptional regulator has product MTEFRLLGPVEAWRDERRLTIEGRKPRALLAALLLERGQVVSAETLIDRVWGDFPPDSARTLVQTYVWVLRRALGDVIETKPAGYRIRVASAGTDRDRFAELADQGAQRPRTADTQRPPRCSPKASTCGVGRRWEGSAGPSPSLPPAWTRNTCP; this is encoded by the coding sequence ATGACCGAGTTCCGGCTGCTGGGACCCGTCGAGGCATGGCGCGACGAGCGACGATTGACCATCGAGGGCAGGAAGCCGCGGGCACTGCTCGCAGCACTGCTGCTCGAGCGCGGGCAGGTGGTGTCGGCCGAGACGCTGATCGACAGGGTGTGGGGCGACTTCCCTCCCGACAGCGCGAGGACCCTCGTCCAGACGTACGTGTGGGTACTACGCCGCGCCCTCGGCGATGTGATCGAGACCAAGCCGGCCGGGTATCGGATCCGGGTGGCGTCCGCCGGGACGGACCGGGACCGCTTCGCGGAGCTGGCCGACCAGGGGGCGCAGCGGCCGCGGACGGCCGACACGCAGAGGCCGCCGCGCTGTTCACCCAAGGCCTCGACTTGTGGCGTGGGCCGGCGCTGGGAGGGATCGGCGGGGCCCTCGCCGTCGCTGCCGCCGGCCTGGACGAGGAACACCTGTCCGTGA
- a CDS encoding AfsR/SARP family transcriptional regulator: MFTQGLDLWRGPALGGIGGALAVAAAGLDEEHLSVREQRAQAQLCAGTPVDLAELSALVAAHPTRERARRRLMQALYRAGRHAEALEVFAQGRQALADELGVEPGPDLQALHVSILRAGGDPTGQVSAPAAACVPEAQGEAGGERGASGPMAVPVPALLPPATADFTARARPLAELLRHLVGAGGDTASTRTALPVCVVSGTGGAGKSALAVEAAHRSAEAYPDGHLYADLSGASAPANPEEVLARFLRALGRPVPDSLHERVDLYRPPLRAAECCSYWTMPPPRRRSARCYRAPHPAPSWSPPAAGSPH, encoded by the coding sequence CTGTTCACCCAAGGCCTCGACTTGTGGCGTGGGCCGGCGCTGGGAGGGATCGGCGGGGCCCTCGCCGTCGCTGCCGCCGGCCTGGACGAGGAACACCTGTCCGTGAGGGAGCAGCGGGCTCAGGCACAGCTCTGCGCGGGCACACCGGTCGATCTCGCCGAGCTGAGCGCACTCGTCGCCGCCCACCCGACCCGCGAGCGCGCCAGGAGACGCCTCATGCAGGCTCTGTACCGGGCCGGCCGTCATGCCGAGGCCCTCGAGGTGTTCGCGCAGGGCCGCCAAGCGCTCGCCGACGAGCTCGGCGTCGAGCCCGGTCCGGACTTGCAGGCTCTGCACGTGTCGATCCTCCGGGCGGGCGGCGACCCCACCGGCCAAGTGTCGGCGCCGGCCGCCGCTTGCGTCCCCGAAGCGCAAGGCGAAGCGGGCGGCGAGCGCGGTGCCAGCGGTCCGATGGCGGTGCCCGTGCCGGCCCTCCTCCCTCCGGCCACCGCGGACTTCACGGCCCGCGCCCGGCCTCTCGCGGAGCTGCTGCGCCACCTCGTCGGCGCGGGCGGGGACACTGCCTCCACCCGTACCGCCCTGCCCGTCTGCGTCGTCTCCGGTACCGGCGGGGCGGGCAAGTCGGCCCTCGCCGTCGAAGCCGCACACCGGTCGGCCGAGGCGTACCCCGACGGCCACCTCTACGCGGACCTGAGCGGCGCCTCCGCCCCCGCCAACCCCGAAGAGGTGCTCGCCCGGTTCCTGCGCGCCCTTGGCCGACCGGTCCCCGACAGCCTGCACGAGCGCGTGGACCTGTACCGCCCACCCTTACGGGCCGCCGAATGCTGCTCGTACTGGACGATGCCGCCTCCGAGGCGCAGGTCCGCCCGCTGTTACCGGGCGCCGCATCCTGCGCCGTCCTGGTCACCTCCCGCAGCAGGCTCCCCGCACTGA
- a CDS encoding SUMF1/EgtB/PvdO family nonheme iron enzyme, with protein MRCHWRGRRWSPAQIFGVPDVTAARRLLDPAVAAPSLIRAPGCCSQYAAGIADLLTPRRPPGEGRAGRHERCLEDTALGEPAVHGSWNDALAYCAWSGTRLPTGADGSTRSAITGSSAWSRTAARPTGRTRQSWQRFRQGQEIAVATCSACCRSTRCASGPELRGFRASAAGSVSPWRRRPS; from the coding sequence GTGCGGTGCCACTGGAGGGGCAGGCGTTGGTCACCGGCCCAGATCTTCGGGGTCCCGGACGTGACTGCTGCTCGGCGTCTACTCGATCCGGCCGTGGCGGCACCATCACTCATCCGCGCCCCCGGATGCTGCTCTCAGTACGCCGCTGGCATTGCGGATCTCCTCACGCCCCGCCGACCGCCTGGGGAAGGCCGCGCCGGCAGGCATGAGCGGTGCCTCGAAGACACCGCCCTCGGTGAACCCGCCGTCCACGGCTCCTGGAACGACGCCCTGGCGTACTGCGCCTGGTCCGGCACCCGCCTGCCCACCGGGGCCGATGGGAGCACGCGGTCCGCGATTACGGGCTCTTCCGCGTGGTCGCGGACAGCAGCCCGGCCCACCGGGCGGACACGGCAGTCTTGGCAGCGGTTTCGACAGGGGCAAGAGATTGCCGTGGCGACCTGCTCGGCGTGCTGTCGCAGCACTCGTTGCGCGTCTGGCCCGGAACTGCGTGGGTTCCGGGCCAGCGCTGCGGGCAGCGTCAGCCCATGGAGGAGAAGACCCTCTTGA
- a CDS encoding cation:proton antiporter domain-containing protein, translating to MNTHQTTSLLLGLAAIVILARVLGALARRLGQPAVIGEVLAGIALGPTLFHGAISDALFPVSIRPLLSALAAVGVAVFMFIVGLEWDAKLIRGSGSLAVGISFSSIVLPFGLGMLLALYLMDEYGSDNQTAFMLFMGIAMSITAFPVLARILTDRKMTRTPLGVVALACASIDDVLAWSVLAAVVAISGAAGGDEWRILLAIPYLLGMLFVLRPLLQRYVARRPGLRLTPTVFGCIVAGLLLSAAATEWVGLHYIFGAFLFGVVLPRTGTEQLQSQVHERLGEMNGTLLLPVFFLVAGLKVDLSGLNMDGLGALALILLVAVGGKFIGAFAAARLNRMPVRQSAALATLMNTRGLTELIVLNVGLQLGFLDKGLYSLMVVMAVVTTAMAGPLLSWLLGKPARNDLPETPEKLEAPEHTAGAVRTSA from the coding sequence ATGAACACCCATCAGACCACATCACTCCTCCTCGGCCTCGCCGCCATCGTGATCCTGGCACGCGTACTCGGCGCGTTGGCCCGGCGGCTCGGACAGCCGGCGGTGATCGGTGAGGTCCTCGCCGGCATCGCGCTGGGACCCACCCTGTTCCACGGCGCCATCTCCGACGCCCTCTTCCCCGTGTCCATACGGCCACTGCTCAGCGCTCTGGCCGCGGTCGGAGTCGCGGTCTTCATGTTCATCGTCGGCCTCGAGTGGGACGCCAAGCTGATACGCGGCAGCGGAAGCCTTGCCGTCGGCATCTCGTTCAGCTCCATCGTGCTGCCCTTCGGCCTCGGCATGCTCCTGGCGCTCTACTTGATGGACGAGTACGGCTCCGACAACCAGACGGCGTTCATGCTGTTCATGGGCATCGCCATGTCGATCACGGCGTTCCCGGTGCTGGCCCGCATCCTCACCGACCGGAAGATGACGCGCACCCCACTGGGTGTGGTGGCTCTGGCCTGTGCCTCCATCGACGACGTCCTCGCATGGTCGGTGCTCGCCGCCGTGGTTGCCATCAGTGGCGCCGCGGGCGGCGACGAGTGGCGCATTCTGCTCGCGATCCCGTACCTGCTGGGCATGCTCTTCGTCCTGCGCCCCCTGCTGCAGCGCTACGTGGCCCGCCGGCCCGGCCTCCGGCTCACCCCGACCGTGTTCGGGTGCATCGTCGCGGGCCTGCTGCTGTCCGCCGCTGCCACCGAGTGGGTGGGTCTGCACTACATCTTCGGCGCGTTCCTCTTCGGCGTGGTCCTCCCGCGCACCGGCACCGAGCAGCTCCAGTCGCAGGTGCACGAGCGCCTCGGGGAGATGAACGGCACGCTGCTGCTGCCGGTGTTCTTCCTCGTCGCCGGCCTCAAGGTCGATCTCTCGGGGCTCAACATGGACGGGCTGGGCGCCCTGGCGCTGATCCTCCTGGTGGCTGTCGGCGGCAAGTTCATCGGCGCGTTCGCGGCCGCCCGGCTGAACCGGATGCCGGTACGGCAGTCCGCTGCCCTCGCCACGCTGATGAACACCCGAGGCCTGACCGAGCTCATCGTCCTGAACGTGGGCCTGCAACTGGGCTTCCTCGACAAGGGACTCTACTCGCTCATGGTCGTCATGGCCGTGGTCACGACCGCGATGGCGGGTCCGCTGCTGAGCTGGCTCCTCGGCAAGCCGGCACGCAACGACCTGCCCGAGACACCCGAGAAGCTCGAGGCACCCGAGCACACGGCCGGAGCGGTACGCACGAGCGCCTAG
- a CDS encoding HEXXH motif domain-containing protein, with the protein MPGARFDELASGGGSAEAVAFLVRVERTRRLMLLGELLDRLNELPGALGELGPVAPVWELFAEAAEVEPNACETLLMSPHMGCWTAHMVRRLHGTTGGPPLWADAGHLCAISLTARILAGLDVELDVPLWDGGLSLPTLGLARIGGLPGYGTARARLRGGDLHLTSDGRTILVRPLDEAWRSHWTPSRTFVGTSTWLDDLDPYRDLDEPVTPQPLSEAEAERWQRLFTEAAAILEGPSPDGPGRLRVAEVRRIVPADLAEPGGPTRTASTAPGPAPTDVLVSATTSDAFGSMVISRPPDALALAEAMVHEFQHSKLGALLHLFPLLHDDGAEIHYAPWRPDPRHSTGLLHGAYAFTGVTGFWRARMTDPGVDPQIAGFHFALRRLQTRLIVRTLLTRARLTAPGSRVLHGLAATLDSWLREPVAPQTAERARAAALSHVVEWRLRNLRCDEPERTALASAFGAGGAPPPTGAHEPVLAGPPGLWHDPRARLYRDPPLAPAGADGHLVAGVPRTAQALYAETLRRSPADPHALSGWLLAEAVLTPAHRRLLRRPERLSALAPGTPEELRRAAAWLAGA; encoded by the coding sequence ATGCCCGGCGCCAGGTTCGACGAACTCGCCTCGGGCGGCGGCTCCGCCGAAGCGGTCGCGTTCCTGGTCCGGGTCGAACGCACCAGGCGCCTGATGCTCCTGGGTGAACTGCTCGACCGGCTGAACGAACTGCCGGGCGCACTGGGTGAACTGGGCCCGGTCGCACCGGTCTGGGAGTTGTTCGCCGAGGCGGCCGAGGTGGAACCGAACGCGTGCGAGACACTGTTGATGAGCCCGCACATGGGCTGCTGGACGGCGCACATGGTGCGCCGTCTCCACGGCACGACGGGCGGCCCGCCCCTGTGGGCGGATGCCGGGCACCTCTGCGCCATCTCGCTGACCGCGCGGATCCTTGCCGGGCTGGATGTCGAACTGGACGTGCCCCTGTGGGACGGCGGCCTGTCCCTGCCCACCCTGGGCCTGGCACGGATCGGCGGTCTTCCGGGCTACGGCACGGCCCGGGCCCGGCTGCGGGGCGGCGATCTGCACCTGACCTCGGATGGCCGCACGATCCTGGTCCGCCCGCTGGACGAGGCCTGGCGCAGCCACTGGACCCCATCGCGCACCTTCGTCGGCACGTCGACCTGGCTGGACGACCTGGACCCCTACCGCGACCTGGACGAACCGGTCACCCCGCAGCCGCTGTCCGAAGCGGAGGCAGAACGCTGGCAACGGCTGTTCACCGAGGCCGCGGCCATCCTGGAGGGGCCCTCGCCGGACGGGCCGGGCAGGCTGCGGGTGGCCGAGGTCCGGCGCATCGTGCCGGCGGACCTCGCCGAGCCCGGCGGGCCGACCCGTACGGCATCGACCGCGCCGGGCCCCGCCCCCACCGACGTACTGGTCAGCGCGACCACGTCGGACGCCTTCGGCTCCATGGTCATCTCCCGCCCGCCCGACGCGCTGGCGCTCGCCGAGGCGATGGTGCACGAGTTCCAGCACAGCAAACTCGGTGCACTGCTCCATCTCTTCCCCCTGCTCCACGATGACGGGGCCGAGATCCACTACGCGCCGTGGCGGCCCGATCCGCGCCACTCCACCGGGCTGCTGCACGGCGCGTACGCCTTCACGGGGGTCACCGGATTCTGGCGTGCCCGTATGACCGACCCGGGGGTGGACCCCCAGATCGCAGGGTTCCACTTCGCGCTGCGCCGCCTGCAGACCCGGCTGATCGTCCGTACGCTGCTGACCCGGGCCCGGCTCACCGCACCCGGCTCCCGGGTGCTGCATGGGCTGGCGGCCACCCTCGACAGCTGGTTGCGCGAGCCCGTGGCACCGCAGACCGCCGAGCGGGCGCGGGCCGCCGCGCTGAGCCACGTCGTCGAGTGGCGGCTGCGGAACCTGCGCTGCGACGAACCCGAACGGACCGCGCTGGCCTCGGCGTTCGGTGCGGGAGGCGCTCCCCCACCGACCGGTGCGCACGAGCCGGTCCTGGCCGGCCCGCCGGGTTTGTGGCACGACCCCCGCGCCCGTCTCTACCGCGATCCGCCGCTCGCACCGGCCGGCGCGGACGGCCACCTCGTCGCCGGGGTCCCGCGCACGGCCCAGGCCCTCTACGCCGAGACCCTGCGCCGGTCCCCCGCGGACCCGCACGCCCTCAGCGGCTGGCTGCTGGCCGAGGCCGTGCTCACCCCGGCCCACCGGCGGCTCCTGAGACGCCCGGAGCGCCTGTCGGCCCTGGCACCGGGCACTCCGGAGGAGCTGCGGAGGGCCGCCGCCTGGCTGGCCGGGGCGTAG
- a CDS encoding aldo/keto reductase, translating into MHEPANADRPGADRVEHVESDLADLTGVSLSAMRGVPARLRSRRLLAQARRARSNTMGHSNPTGGARAE; encoded by the coding sequence TTGCATGAGCCGGCCAACGCGGACCGTCCCGGTGCGGACCGCGTGGAGCACGTCGAATCCGATCTCGCGGATCTGACCGGGGTGAGCCTCTCCGCCATGCGCGGCGTTCCCGCACGGTTGCGCAGCCGACGGCTGCTCGCGCAGGCGCGCCGTGCACGGAGCAACACCATGGGGCACAGCAATCCGACCGGCGGGGCCAGGGCCGAGTAG
- a CDS encoding effector-associated domain 2-containing protein encodes MTGTAAPAPERTFAVVVGIERYAAGPDWDLPGPAGDALRFRSWLLRLGVPEQNILLHLNPLTGSDVPYRPADHATLRQLVVSGLHPLRGEALWVWWGGHGVLDRAERLRLFCEDATTADKRNLDLDSMRRTLASDALPGFGRQIWIVDACQTFEEEYGFQHTLPAETLPVGRRVQSHHQTLLLAATRGQRATNDPVRGTGLFSASVLEALDSRCGPVGGGARQWPDPEALFGDVQQRVERLRAERRTDQLPMMWLYAPQRSEHPAPPTPATAPPRAAVGMANAPGQPMERLIGALLAYPMMTDPEERQAIIMELGEATRTVERMRRHTKPRTDLIGIVRALSEAPGELWLLHAAVTLLDDDEQRAVALEAAVHACAGPRPAG; translated from the coding sequence GTGACGGGGACCGCGGCTCCCGCGCCGGAGCGCACCTTCGCAGTGGTCGTGGGCATCGAGCGGTACGCCGCCGGGCCCGACTGGGACCTGCCCGGGCCTGCCGGGGACGCACTGCGCTTCCGCTCCTGGCTGCTGCGTCTCGGCGTACCGGAGCAGAACATCCTGCTCCACCTCAACCCGCTGACCGGCTCGGACGTGCCGTACCGGCCCGCCGACCACGCGACGCTGCGGCAGCTGGTGGTGTCCGGGCTGCACCCGTTGCGGGGCGAGGCGCTGTGGGTGTGGTGGGGCGGGCACGGGGTGCTGGACCGGGCGGAACGGTTGCGGCTGTTCTGCGAGGACGCCACCACCGCCGACAAGCGCAACCTCGATCTGGACTCGATGCGCCGGACCCTGGCGAGCGACGCCTTGCCCGGCTTCGGCCGACAGATCTGGATCGTGGACGCCTGCCAGACGTTCGAGGAGGAGTACGGCTTCCAGCACACGCTGCCCGCCGAGACCCTGCCCGTGGGACGGCGGGTGCAGTCCCACCACCAGACGCTGCTGCTGGCGGCGACCCGGGGGCAGCGGGCCACGAACGATCCCGTGCGCGGCACGGGTCTGTTCTCGGCCAGTGTTCTGGAGGCCCTTGACAGCCGGTGCGGCCCCGTGGGTGGGGGTGCGCGTCAGTGGCCGGATCCGGAGGCACTGTTCGGCGACGTCCAGCAGCGGGTGGAGCGGTTGCGGGCCGAGCGGCGCACCGACCAGTTGCCGATGATGTGGCTCTACGCCCCCCAGCGGTCCGAGCACCCGGCGCCGCCGACCCCCGCGACGGCACCACCGCGGGCCGCGGTGGGGATGGCGAACGCACCCGGTCAGCCCATGGAACGCCTCATCGGCGCCCTGCTCGCCTACCCGATGATGACCGATCCCGAGGAACGGCAGGCGATCATCATGGAGTTGGGCGAGGCCACCCGCACCGTGGAGCGGATGCGCAGGCACACCAAGCCGCGCACCGACCTCATCGGGATCGTCCGCGCCCTGAGCGAGGCGCCCGGAGAGCTGTGGCTGCTCCACGCCGCGGTCACCCTGCTGGACGACGACGAACAGCGGGCCGTGGCCCTCGAGGCTGCCGTCCACGCGTGTGCCGGACCGCGACCCGCCGGGTGA
- a CDS encoding cation:proton antiporter, with protein MGTDAMITHLVGATALILIVAHTAGWLSRRWGQPTIIGQLIAGIALGPTMLAALSPGLSRILFPPALGPVLTGLSQIALVLFLFAVGYELDLGVVRGRARTVVAVSLAAFVLPMTAGCAVALLFHGRLVELGAPREMSTASVLFFGVALSITAVPVLTAIVRENGLAGTVPGIVAVAAAGLIDVMGWTVLVGTLLETEVNGGLSRPVRLALLLGFTAVMLLAARPVLRRLVWRSGVDPSVRLAVLVGFAFASAWVTQALGLHVIFGALLAGVVTPREDGGTLDPDLVRPLHDIGMLLLPFFFVVSGRGVEIGALDSTGVVAVIAVTLLAITVKVVSGTVAARLAGLDRHDARTVGVLLNTRGLTELIALNAGLQAGLISGRLYTALVMMAVATTVATEPLLAVVRRLRARAAGAGGATPPPPRTPVDASSAEAL; from the coding sequence ATGGGTACTGATGCGATGATCACCCATCTCGTCGGCGCCACCGCGCTCATCCTGATCGTCGCCCACACCGCGGGCTGGCTCTCCCGGCGGTGGGGACAGCCCACGATCATCGGGCAGTTGATCGCCGGCATCGCCCTCGGCCCGACCATGCTCGCGGCGCTCTCCCCGGGGCTGTCGCGGATCCTGTTCCCCCCGGCGCTGGGCCCGGTGCTCACCGGGCTCTCCCAGATCGCCCTGGTCCTCTTCCTGTTCGCCGTCGGCTACGAACTCGATCTCGGCGTGGTCAGGGGCCGGGCCCGTACCGTGGTGGCGGTCTCGCTCGCGGCGTTCGTGCTGCCGATGACGGCCGGGTGCGCAGTCGCGCTTCTCTTCCACGGCCGGCTGGTGGAGCTGGGCGCGCCCCGCGAGATGTCCACGGCCTCGGTGCTGTTCTTCGGCGTGGCGCTGTCCATCACGGCCGTGCCCGTCCTGACGGCCATAGTCCGCGAGAACGGCCTGGCCGGGACGGTGCCCGGCATCGTCGCCGTCGCCGCCGCCGGGTTGATCGACGTCATGGGCTGGACCGTCCTGGTGGGCACGCTGCTGGAGACCGAGGTGAACGGCGGGCTCTCCCGGCCGGTGCGGCTGGCGCTGCTGCTCGGGTTCACGGCCGTGATGCTGCTCGCCGCCCGACCGGTCCTGCGCCGCCTGGTGTGGCGCTCGGGGGTCGACCCCTCGGTGAGGCTCGCCGTCCTGGTGGGCTTCGCGTTCGCCTCGGCGTGGGTCACCCAGGCTCTCGGGCTGCACGTCATCTTCGGCGCGCTGCTCGCCGGCGTGGTCACTCCGCGGGAGGACGGCGGCACCCTGGACCCGGACCTGGTCCGGCCGCTGCACGACATCGGCATGCTGCTGCTGCCGTTCTTCTTCGTGGTCTCCGGCCGCGGCGTCGAGATCGGCGCGCTCGACTCCACCGGTGTGGTCGCGGTGATCGCCGTGACCCTCCTCGCCATCACGGTCAAGGTGGTGAGCGGGACCGTTGCCGCCCGGCTCGCGGGCCTGGACCGGCATGATGCCCGGACCGTGGGCGTCTTGCTCAACACCCGTGGTCTGACCGAGCTGATCGCGCTGAACGCGGGCCTGCAGGCGGGGCTGATCAGCGGCCGGCTCTACACGGCGCTGGTGATGATGGCCGTGGCGACCACGGTGGCCACCGAGCCGCTGCTGGCCGTCGTACGCCGCCTGCGGGCGCGCGCAGCGGGCGCGGGCGGGGCCACTCCGCCACCACCGCGCACCCCGGTCGACGCATCTTCCGCCGAGGCCCTCTGA
- a CDS encoding IS630 family transposase, with protein sequence MTASADVPVPRRGPKLEPLLLSSDERVVLERWVRRASSAQAVALRARIVLACAGADVPPIVVVARELHIAADTVRKWRRRFLAARLDGLVDEPRPGRPPTISVDQVEAVVVGTLEEIPKNATHWSRSSMAARSGLSKSTVGRIWRKFQLKPHLSDTFKLSTDPLFVEKLYDVVGLYFNPPEGAVVLSVDEKSQIQALDRSQPVLPMMPGMPERRTHDYVRNGLTTLFAAFDVATGEVITSLHRRHRAAEFKKFLIKIDKEVPEHLQVHLICDNYGTHKTPAIKTWLAKHPRFHLHFTPTGSSWINQVERWFGFLADQKIRRGAHKSVRSLEADIRAWVKQWNENPTPFTWTKTAEEILDSLARFCQRISGAGH encoded by the coding sequence ATGACTGCTTCTGCGGATGTGCCGGTGCCACGTCGTGGTCCGAAGTTGGAACCGTTGTTGTTGTCTTCCGATGAGCGTGTGGTGTTGGAGCGTTGGGTCCGCAGGGCGTCATCTGCGCAGGCGGTGGCCTTGCGGGCCCGCATCGTGTTGGCGTGTGCCGGTGCTGATGTGCCGCCGATTGTCGTGGTGGCACGGGAGTTGCATATCGCGGCCGACACGGTCCGCAAGTGGCGTCGCCGGTTCCTGGCGGCCCGGCTGGACGGGCTGGTCGACGAGCCCCGGCCTGGCCGGCCACCCACCATCAGCGTTGATCAGGTGGAGGCGGTAGTGGTCGGCACGCTGGAGGAGATCCCGAAGAACGCCACTCACTGGTCGCGTTCATCGATGGCCGCCCGCAGTGGCCTGTCGAAGTCGACAGTGGGCCGGATCTGGCGGAAGTTCCAGCTAAAGCCCCATTTGAGCGACACGTTCAAGCTGTCGACGGACCCGCTGTTCGTGGAGAAGCTCTACGACGTGGTGGGGCTGTATTTCAACCCGCCCGAAGGAGCGGTGGTGCTGTCGGTGGACGAGAAGTCCCAGATCCAGGCTCTTGACCGCTCTCAGCCAGTGCTGCCGATGATGCCCGGCATGCCCGAGCGCCGCACTCACGACTATGTTCGCAACGGGCTGACCACCTTGTTCGCGGCCTTCGACGTCGCGACCGGTGAAGTCATCACCTCACTGCACCGTCGCCACCGGGCCGCGGAGTTCAAGAAGTTCCTCATCAAGATTGACAAAGAGGTCCCCGAACACCTTCAGGTCCACCTGATCTGCGACAACTACGGCACCCACAAAACCCCGGCCATCAAGACGTGGCTGGCCAAACACCCACGGTTCCACCTGCACTTCACACCCACCGGCTCCTCCTGGATCAACCAGGTTGAGCGATGGTTCGGCTTCCTCGCGGACCAGAAGATCCGCCGTGGCGCCCACAAGAGTGTGCGCTCCCTGGAAGCCGACATCCGAGCCTGGGTCAAGCAGTGGAACGAAAACCCGACCCCGTTCACCTGGACCAAGACAGCCGAAGAGATCCTCGACTCACTCGCCCGCTTCTGCCAACGGATCTCCGGCGCAGGACACTAG